The Faecalibaculum rodentium genome segment TCCGCAGCAGGGTGGTCTTCCCCGCCCCGTTGCGGCCCACCAGGCCGATTTTTTCGCTGCCTTTCACCTGCAGCCCGGCACCTTCCAGTATGTCGAAGGCTCCGAAACTCTTGTATCCGTCACTGATCTGCAGTTTCACGGTCTGCACCTCTTTTCTGCTGCTGTGTGTCATGCGCCCGCTGCCTGCCGGTCACCCGGCATGATCTGCCGGCTTCAGGCATCACCCGGCTGACACTGACTTTATTCTGCCCGGGAAGGATCTGTTCCCTGCTCCGTCGAGTCCTGGGCGGGAACGGAAGATGCCTGGGGTGTGCCGGTGGATCCGCCGACAGCCTGGGTTTCGCTGTCGGATTCCGGCGGTTCGATCCCGTAGTATTCCAGGATCCCGGCTGCGAGTCCATCCGCGATCTGTTCCTTGTGTGTCAGGTAGTATTCCATGGAGTCTTCGTTTTCCGCGTTCCCGAACACGAACTGCACGGGATACATGCCGGCTGCATCCTGGTACATCTGGTTGCCGGTGATGACGCCGCTCTGGCCCGCCCAGGTGATCTTCCCGCCGGTTTCCCGGATTGCCGGGGTCATGGAGAACTGGTTGTAGCTCCAGTCTTCGTTCTGCTGCTGGGTATCATAGGCTACGGCATCATCGGGGGCCGTGGCGTTCACGCTCCGGAGTTCAATCCCTGCCTGGCGCAGGGCGTAGGCCATGTTGGAAGGGAGGCTGCCGGACACGAAAGGACTCGTGAGCAGCCATGGCCTGGCCGTATTCTCGTCTTCTGTCATGACCAGGGACAGGAACACCTTGCCCTGGCGGCTGTATCCGGCTGCGGCCCGGCCTGCATCTCCGTAGTACCCGGCAATGTCGTCTCCTTGCCGCGTGTAGGCGACCTTGAGCCCTGCAGCCTCGAGTCTGGCGGCAACCAGGTCGGCGAGTTCCATGGCCAGCTGCGATTCGCTGGAGTCCTTGTACTGTGTGCCGGTATCCGTCACACCGGTGAGCTCATTGTACAGATTGCCGCCGGGGTCCAGGACCACGTCCACGGTCTTCACTCTGGGCACCTGGTCGGTCACGACCAGGAAGGCATAGTTGCGGTCCAGGGTGATGTCGTAGTCAGACAGGATGTCCCTGTCGGCATCCAGCACCACCGATTTTACGCTTTTGTCCCGCCGCATGGTTTCCAGGGGATCCGACAGGACTTTTTCGTCGAAATACACCCGTTTTTTGTCGTACTGATCGTAGAGATAGATTTCGTACACCCCTTCGGGCAGGTTCCCGGTCTGGATGCCCAGGTCTCCGCCGCCTCCAAACGTATAGGATAACTCTTCGCCGGTGAGGATGTTGCGCAGGGTGATGTTCTTTCCCAGTGTCGGGTCTGTGACAATGGGATCGTAGGGATTCTGGTACAGGGTCAGGGTTTCACCGAGAATGGCGTAGTCCTGGACCGGGTATACCTCATTTTCGGAGAATTCCGTATGGATACCCTCCTGCACGGCTTTCCGGTCACTGGTTTCCAGGACGGTAAGGTCCAGCTTGTCAATGGGGCCGGGTCTGTTGAACCACCAGTAGGTGCCGACTGTCAGGGCTGCGGCGAGTATGACCAGCAGGGCCCAGCCGTAGGGTGACAGCCGGCGTTTCCTGACGGGTCCGGACTGTTTCTGTGTTGTATGGTTGCGGCGCAAAAGCCGTCGGATTCGTTTTCGCATGGTTCCATTATATCTGTGAATGCCCGGACCAGAAACAGGCAGAGACAAAAGGTACGCTCACCCGTCCAGTGCAGCAGACCATTGATGGTTTGCTGCCCGGGAGCAGTTCGCGTGAAGCGACGTGCAGCGATTCTAGACTGTCTCGATGATGCGATGCACGCTTCTTGTGCCGTGCCGCAACCTGATGCAGGCAGAAACAATCGGCTTACAGAATTTTCCCTCCGAGGATCTGTTCAAGCTATGTGATGAACGGGTTGCACGAGACATGTAAACCTCGGAGCACCGTTTGTCATCACAATTCATACACCGGGCGTTTTCCCACCCGGAGGCCTGCCCGGCAAAAAGGGAGGACCGCTCTCCGGTCCTCCCTTCTGCTGCCTGCGAAACTGCTGTGCTGTTCAGCCGGCTGCATCAGTCTGCTGCCTCTCTTGCCGGTTATTTATCGGCTTCCTTGTCAGCCGTCTTGTCCTTGCTGCCGGCTGGCTGGTTTCCATCATCGGCCTTTTTATCCGACTGGATTTCCTGTGTCCGGAAGACATACATCGTCCGGGTTTCGGCATCCTTCGGGGCACCCGCAAAGACTTCATACTCGGCATTCAGGTCACGTACATCCCCTGCGAGCTTCTTGAAGACCTCCAGGTCACCCGCCGCGACATTCACGCTGTCATTCAGTTTCTTCGTGCCGCTGCTGACAAATTCCTGGTTGCCGTCGTAAAGCTGTCTGGCGCCGCTGTTGA includes the following:
- a CDS encoding N-acetylmuramoyl-L-alanine amidase, translating into MRKRIRRLLRRNHTTQKQSGPVRKRRLSPYGWALLVILAAALTVGTYWWFNRPGPIDKLDLTVLETSDRKAVQEGIHTEFSENEVYPVQDYAILGETLTLYQNPYDPIVTDPTLGKNITLRNILTGEELSYTFGGGGDLGIQTGNLPEGVYEIYLYDQYDKKRVYFDEKVLSDPLETMRRDKSVKSVVLDADRDILSDYDITLDRNYAFLVVTDQVPRVKTVDVVLDPGGNLYNELTGVTDTGTQYKDSSESQLAMELADLVAARLEAAGLKVAYTRQGDDIAGYYGDAGRAAAGYSRQGKVFLSLVMTEDENTARPWLLTSPFVSGSLPSNMAYALRQAGIELRSVNATAPDDAVAYDTQQQNEDWSYNQFSMTPAIRETGGKITWAGQSGVITGNQMYQDAAGMYPVQFVFGNAENEDSMEYYLTHKEQIADGLAAGILEYYGIEPPESDSETQAVGGSTGTPQASSVPAQDSTEQGTDPSRAE